The following are encoded together in the Pontibacter liquoris genome:
- a CDS encoding carboxypeptidase-like regulatory domain-containing protein encodes MLKALIALPALILSLLGPISFVYAQATIVQGTVTSETAKEAIPFVNIGIKKKGVGTAADADGKFMLKLGEEFLQDTITFSAIGYQELSVPVSAVVASTSNSFILKEKATALQEVVVLSKAPKIRKLGVTYKMPFVFGNAETKSSDDISELALLIDVKDKSAELLSTTLYLKSTKADSASFRINFYKNAGGQPGSRIVEKSIVQRLPLTKGWVTIDLQPYGIFVDDDFFIGFEYLPDKQQTEKFLFFYGAVLGGSIYARNVSLGAWRQTAGGRLSAYVTVRQ; translated from the coding sequence ATGCTCAAAGCCCTTATAGCCCTACCTGCGCTTATACTTTCCCTGCTGGGACCCATCTCCTTTGTATACGCCCAAGCCACCATCGTGCAGGGAACGGTAACCAGCGAAACAGCAAAAGAAGCAATCCCTTTTGTAAACATCGGTATCAAAAAGAAAGGGGTGGGCACAGCAGCCGATGCTGACGGAAAGTTTATGCTGAAGCTTGGAGAGGAGTTTTTGCAGGACACCATCACCTTCTCTGCCATCGGCTACCAGGAGCTTTCGGTGCCCGTTAGCGCTGTCGTAGCCAGTACATCAAACTCATTCATACTTAAAGAAAAAGCTACTGCCCTGCAAGAAGTCGTGGTACTCAGCAAAGCGCCTAAAATCCGGAAACTTGGGGTAACCTATAAAATGCCCTTTGTGTTTGGCAATGCAGAAACCAAAAGCTCTGATGATATATCCGAATTAGCGTTGTTAATAGACGTTAAGGATAAAAGCGCAGAGTTATTATCCACAACGCTTTACCTCAAAAGCACAAAAGCAGACTCTGCCTCCTTCCGGATCAATTTTTATAAAAATGCCGGTGGCCAACCCGGCTCCCGCATCGTCGAGAAAAGCATTGTGCAACGGCTACCTTTAACAAAAGGATGGGTAACAATAGACCTGCAACCCTACGGCATTTTTGTGGATGACGACTTCTTTATAGGCTTTGAGTACCTGCCCGATAAACAGCAAACAGAGAAGTTCCTGTTCTTTTACGGTGCTGTACTGGGCGGCAGCATATATGCCCGTAATGTTAGCTTGGGCGCGTGGCGGCAAACAGCAGGTGGCAGGCTCTCGGCTTATGTTACTGTGAGGCAGTAA
- a CDS encoding T9SS type A sorting domain-containing protein, producing the protein MTILYAYLPGSARTRTRMLLAFLLLFLSSLAFANEGSQLVPLSLDERAQQSDIIVEGEVVSRQSFWDAGQKNIYTSNVINIYKVFKGKVQARQLEIITQGGAIGLKVHVASSALKLSKGEQGIFFLKKEQALRSTPAATLGLTAHTYGNQQGFVKYNVAQNTAADVFSAYPSVQALYKAITTRTGTAYRTITENEQLRKTQQSNAQQGQNGQLAPQAPVISDFSPTVATAGTNTVLTIRGSGFGSSRGKGTVEFRNADDGGKTFVTPLAGDYISWTNTEIKLRIPSAGADGGTAGSGEIRVTTAGDVTTSSGSVKLTLDFAYSNINVNGRAFKPALADKDGEGGYTIRFAPSMQNSNAAQEGFRRAMNTWVCTSKINWKIGAPTSVEKTDEDDMSIIRFVSNDVVGEGVLASTLSRYEGCLVGNDTIWWVAEFDMEINNSISWQYGPGGPENGQFDFQTVMLHELGHAHQLGHVILPRAVMHWAIAETAQVRDLSAADIAGANLVMSKTLAANPCGMQPMVPSSGAECNIAPEIYTFDVFFQEGEVTADWATRNEKSVTSFILQRSGDGSTWEDVSGQIAAKGPSAGDLNYTATDAEPLPRISYYRIRVIYSDGSESFSERFRIINPADIRQLSVYPNPVGPESNEVMLEYIVQSSTKVSIQLYTSSGKVVRDFDVRFTDINLPVKLDLKNLAAGLYIIKWKDAGGRTGERKLIKL; encoded by the coding sequence ATGACTATTTTATACGCTTACCTGCCCGGCTCAGCACGTACCAGGACCCGGATGCTGCTGGCTTTTTTGCTGTTATTCCTCTCCTCGCTGGCTTTTGCAAACGAGGGCTCCCAACTGGTGCCCCTCTCGCTGGATGAACGCGCGCAACAATCCGACATCATCGTAGAAGGCGAAGTTGTCTCCCGGCAGTCCTTCTGGGATGCCGGCCAGAAGAACATCTATACTTCGAACGTCATCAACATCTACAAAGTGTTTAAAGGAAAGGTGCAGGCCCGGCAACTGGAGATCATCACGCAGGGAGGCGCCATCGGCCTGAAGGTGCACGTGGCTTCGTCGGCACTGAAACTAAGCAAAGGAGAGCAGGGCATCTTTTTTCTTAAAAAAGAACAGGCCCTGCGCAGCACGCCGGCTGCCACCCTGGGCCTGACGGCACACACCTATGGCAACCAGCAGGGCTTTGTAAAGTATAACGTCGCCCAGAATACGGCGGCAGATGTTTTCTCGGCTTACCCCTCGGTGCAGGCGCTGTATAAAGCCATTACCACCCGCACCGGCACTGCTTACCGCACAATAACAGAGAACGAACAGCTGCGCAAAACACAGCAAAGCAACGCCCAACAGGGCCAGAACGGGCAGCTGGCACCGCAGGCCCCTGTCATCTCCGATTTTTCGCCCACCGTGGCCACGGCCGGCACCAACACGGTGCTCACCATCAGGGGCAGCGGCTTTGGCAGCAGCCGGGGCAAAGGCACCGTGGAGTTCCGCAACGCCGATGATGGCGGCAAAACCTTTGTAACGCCCCTGGCCGGCGACTACATTTCGTGGACAAACACGGAGATAAAGCTGCGCATTCCTTCGGCAGGCGCCGATGGCGGCACGGCGGGCTCCGGCGAGATTCGGGTAACCACCGCCGGCGACGTGACCACCTCGTCCGGTAGTGTAAAGCTGACGTTGGACTTTGCCTACTCCAACATCAACGTGAACGGCCGAGCCTTTAAGCCGGCCCTGGCCGACAAAGACGGCGAAGGCGGCTATACGATCCGGTTTGCCCCGAGCATGCAAAACTCCAATGCTGCCCAGGAAGGCTTCCGCAGGGCAATGAACACCTGGGTATGCACTTCAAAGATCAACTGGAAAATAGGAGCGCCCACCTCGGTGGAAAAAACTGATGAAGACGACATGAGCATTATTCGGTTTGTTTCCAACGATGTAGTGGGCGAGGGGGTGCTGGCCAGCACGCTGAGCCGCTACGAAGGCTGCCTGGTCGGCAACGACACGATCTGGTGGGTAGCCGAGTTCGACATGGAAATTAACAACAGCATTTCGTGGCAGTATGGCCCCGGCGGACCGGAAAACGGGCAGTTCGACTTTCAGACAGTTATGCTGCACGAATTGGGCCACGCTCACCAGCTGGGCCACGTTATTTTGCCACGCGCTGTGATGCACTGGGCCATTGCCGAAACAGCGCAGGTACGCGACCTGAGCGCCGCCGACATAGCCGGCGCCAACCTAGTCATGTCTAAAACGCTAGCCGCCAACCCCTGCGGCATGCAGCCCATGGTGCCCAGCAGCGGCGCCGAATGTAACATAGCCCCCGAAATCTATACCTTTGATGTCTTTTTCCAGGAGGGAGAAGTGACGGCAGACTGGGCTACCCGGAATGAAAAGTCGGTTACTTCTTTTATACTTCAGCGTAGTGGCGACGGCAGCACCTGGGAGGATGTGTCGGGGCAGATCGCGGCAAAAGGGCCCAGCGCCGGCGACCTTAATTATACCGCTACCGACGCCGAGCCGCTCCCGCGCATTAGCTATTACCGCATCCGGGTAATTTACAGCGACGGCTCCGAGAGCTTCTCGGAACGGTTCCGGATCATCAACCCGGCCGATATTCGCCAGCTCAGCGTGTACCCCAATCCTGTGGGCCCGGAAAGCAACGAGGTTATGCTGGAGTACATTGTGCAGTCCAGCACCAAGGTAAGTATACAGCTCTATACTTCGTCGGGCAAGGTGGTCCGCGACTTTGATGTGCGGTTTACGGATATCAACTTGCCTGTAAAACTTGACCTGAAAAACCTGGCCGCCGGCCTCTACATCATCAAATGGAAAGATGCCGGAGGCAGAACGGGCGAACGGAAACTGATCAAACTCTAA
- a CDS encoding M16 family metallopeptidase, translating into MKRKFLTGLLVCAASFTALAQTKSSKIEFTEYDLPNGLHVILSQDNTTPNVAVSVLYHVGSKNEEKGRTGFAHFFEHLMFEGSENIARGQYMAMVENAGGALNANTSFDRTYYYELLPSNQVALGLWMEAERMKHAKVDETGVETQRKVVQEEKRQRIDNQPYGTIGENVFALAFDKHPYHNMPIGTFEDLNNAKIAEFRDFYHTFYVPNNATLSIAGDINIDSTKQMIEKYFAGIPKGTKAIPRPTVVEPKQTQERRKTVYDNIQLPAVIQAYHIPAQGTEDYYALSMLTTLLSGGESARLPKALVDKQQKAVAASSIPFPTEDPGLFLTFAIANMGVNVDTLEQAMDKEINRVKTEPISDREFQKLRNQIESNFVQQNSTVAGRAESLADYHVYYGDANLINTELQRYMKVTKDDIKRVANQYLTKDNRVVLHYLPKSAQPK; encoded by the coding sequence ATGAAACGCAAGTTTTTAACAGGCCTTCTGGTATGTGCGGCCAGCTTTACGGCCCTGGCGCAAACCAAAAGCAGCAAAATAGAATTTACCGAGTATGACCTCCCCAACGGGCTCCACGTGATCCTGAGCCAGGACAACACCACGCCCAATGTGGCAGTATCGGTTCTGTACCATGTAGGCTCTAAAAACGAGGAGAAAGGCCGCACCGGCTTTGCCCACTTTTTTGAGCACCTGATGTTTGAGGGCAGCGAGAACATTGCCCGCGGCCAGTACATGGCTATGGTGGAGAACGCCGGCGGCGCTCTGAATGCTAATACTTCCTTTGACCGCACGTATTATTATGAACTGCTGCCCTCTAACCAGGTAGCCCTGGGGTTGTGGATGGAAGCTGAGCGCATGAAGCACGCCAAAGTAGACGAAACAGGCGTGGAGACACAGCGCAAAGTAGTGCAGGAGGAGAAGCGCCAGCGCATCGATAACCAGCCTTACGGTACCATCGGCGAGAATGTGTTTGCACTGGCTTTCGACAAGCACCCGTACCACAACATGCCTATCGGTACGTTCGAGGACCTGAACAATGCCAAAATAGCTGAGTTCCGCGACTTCTACCATACCTTCTACGTGCCCAATAACGCCACCCTGTCCATTGCCGGCGACATCAACATCGACTCTACCAAACAAATGATAGAGAAGTACTTTGCCGGCATCCCGAAGGGCACCAAAGCGATCCCTCGCCCAACCGTGGTGGAACCGAAGCAAACCCAGGAGCGCCGCAAAACGGTGTATGACAACATCCAGCTGCCGGCTGTTATCCAGGCCTACCATATTCCGGCGCAGGGCACCGAAGATTATTATGCCTTGTCGATGCTGACCACACTGCTTTCGGGTGGCGAGAGCGCGCGCCTGCCCAAAGCCCTGGTAGATAAGCAGCAGAAAGCCGTGGCCGCCTCTTCCATCCCGTTCCCAACCGAGGACCCGGGCCTGTTTCTGACCTTTGCGATTGCTAACATGGGCGTGAACGTGGACACCCTGGAGCAGGCGATGGACAAGGAGATCAACCGCGTGAAAACAGAGCCCATCAGCGACCGGGAGTTCCAGAAACTGCGCAACCAGATAGAAAGCAACTTTGTGCAGCAGAACAGCACCGTAGCGGGCCGCGCCGAAAGCCTGGCCGATTACCACGTATACTATGGCGATGCCAACCTGATCAACACCGAGCTACAGCGCTACATGAAAGTAACCAAAGACGACATCAAGCGGGTGGCCAACCAGTACCTGACCAAAGACAACCGCGTGGTGCTGCATTACCTGCCCAAATCAGCCCAACCGAAATAG
- the dgt gene encoding dGTP triphosphohydrolase, with amino-acid sequence MPQTTTTTTWDKLISKKRFETTDPKYSTDESVRGEFQRDYDRIIFSPAFRRLQNKTQVMPMPESDFVHNRLTHSLEASVVGRSLGRIVGKSILERHPELAQEKTIQEADFGDIVAAACLAHDIGNPPFGHSGEDAISAYFQSEEAQPYLTALTAAELNDLVRFEGNAAGFRVLTYTYPAHCSMTGGLSLTYTTLATFTKYPKESLPEIAGTKNTSEKKYGFLQTEKAWFNTIAQELGLLKKGAEGEVFYHRHPLAFLVEAADDICYRIIDFEDGLKLGLVPQEQGMDLFRRILNDAPGRKSSLTFFDWREEIGYLRARIINKLIEETTALFLQHESGILAGTYDKPLINELACKPVLDEIKDLSIRLIYQNRPVLEIEAAGFEVLGGLLDACIKAVFKPESKHHRKLAALVPPQFIKLPDGATDYERIIHITDFVAGLTDQAAINLYRKIKGIELPRMY; translated from the coding sequence ATGCCACAAACCACCACCACTACCACCTGGGACAAACTGATCTCTAAAAAGCGCTTCGAAACCACCGATCCTAAGTATAGCACCGACGAATCAGTACGGGGCGAGTTTCAGCGCGACTACGACCGGATTATCTTTTCGCCGGCTTTCCGGCGGCTGCAGAACAAGACACAGGTCATGCCAATGCCGGAGAGCGACTTTGTGCACAACCGGCTTACGCATAGTTTGGAGGCGTCGGTGGTAGGCCGCTCGCTGGGTCGTATTGTGGGTAAAAGCATCCTGGAGCGCCATCCCGAACTGGCACAGGAAAAAACGATTCAGGAAGCTGATTTCGGAGATATCGTAGCCGCCGCCTGCCTGGCCCACGACATTGGCAACCCGCCATTCGGCCACTCCGGCGAAGATGCCATTTCGGCTTATTTCCAAAGCGAAGAGGCACAACCATACTTAACCGCTTTAACCGCTGCCGAGTTAAACGACCTGGTGCGGTTTGAAGGCAACGCGGCAGGCTTCCGGGTGCTCACCTATACTTACCCGGCGCATTGCAGCATGACCGGCGGCCTGAGCCTGACTTATACCACGCTGGCCACTTTTACCAAATACCCCAAAGAGTCGTTGCCGGAAATAGCCGGTACTAAAAATACCAGCGAGAAGAAGTACGGCTTCCTGCAGACAGAGAAAGCCTGGTTCAACACCATTGCGCAGGAACTGGGCCTACTGAAAAAGGGAGCGGAAGGGGAGGTATTTTATCACCGCCACCCACTGGCTTTCCTGGTAGAGGCCGCCGACGATATTTGCTACCGTATTATCGATTTTGAAGATGGCCTGAAACTGGGCCTGGTTCCGCAGGAGCAAGGCATGGACCTCTTCCGCCGGATCCTCAACGATGCACCGGGCCGCAAATCCAGCCTCACGTTCTTCGACTGGCGTGAAGAAATTGGCTACCTGCGCGCCCGCATCATTAACAAACTGATCGAAGAAACCACCGCCCTCTTTCTGCAGCACGAATCCGGCATTTTGGCCGGCACCTACGACAAACCGCTGATCAATGAACTGGCCTGCAAGCCGGTGCTGGATGAAATAAAAGACCTGTCGATTCGGCTTATTTACCAGAACCGCCCGGTGCTGGAGATAGAGGCTGCGGGTTTTGAAGTGCTGGGCGGCTTGCTGGATGCCTGCATCAAAGCGGTTTTTAAACCCGAATCGAAGCACCACCGCAAGCTGGCCGCGCTTGTTCCGCCGCAGTTCATCAAACTGCCCGACGGAGCAACGGATTACGAGCGCATCATCCACATCACCGATTTTGTAGCCGGGCTCACCGACCAGGCCGCCATTAACCTGTACCGCAAAATAAAAGGCATAGAGCTGCCGCGCATGTATTAG
- a CDS encoding insulinase family protein, protein MMKKLYSTLFLAVALVYVAPAQSLNTPPPAGPAPKIELGKYESFTLKNGLKVYVVENHKLPVVSMQLVLDRDPILEGDKAGYVQAAGQMMRTGTKTRSKDAFDEQVDFIGADLSFTSTGFSASALKKHLPTLVNLTADALLHPDFKQEELDKVKKQLQSGLAQSKDNPDAIASRTSNLLLFGKNHPYGELMTEQTVDNIKLEDIQNYYNSYYKPNIGYLAVVGDATPKEVKKLLKKAFKNWKKGDVKEIKYDLPQQPKQTQVVMVDRPSAVQTVLTFTNSADLKPGAKDAVASQLMNNILGGSSDARLFKNLRETHGYTYGAYSSISSDKILGSFDASANVRNAVTDSAAMEFMNELTKIRNEQVSDKELKNAKAYLTGSFARGLENPATVAVYAINTARYHLPEDYYANYLKKVDAVTTTDVQQVAKKYITPDAMYVVAVGNAGEVAGKLLPFDKDDHAIAYYSPTGDKIDRAAMGVPAGVTADQVLDNYVKALGGKANIEKLKDISVTSNATIQGMALVFTKQQKGNDKFAVQVLMNNSPVQRVIINGDKGKIESPMQGINKEITKDDLAAQKLDANMFAVLQYGKLGITSKLTGMDNVEGKEVYVVEVAMPNGQKTLQYFAKDSGLLLREVNSLESPQGVITQTKNFGNYKEVNGVKFPYLVEISMGPQQIKTEVQTIEVNKGLSDDTFKL, encoded by the coding sequence ATGATGAAGAAACTATATAGCACCTTATTTCTGGCTGTAGCGCTGGTATACGTGGCGCCGGCGCAATCGCTGAACACGCCACCACCGGCCGGCCCGGCCCCTAAAATTGAACTGGGCAAATATGAAAGCTTTACGCTGAAGAACGGCCTGAAAGTATACGTGGTGGAAAACCACAAACTACCGGTGGTTTCGATGCAGCTGGTGCTGGACCGCGACCCGATCCTGGAGGGCGACAAAGCCGGGTACGTGCAGGCCGCCGGCCAGATGATGCGCACCGGTACCAAAACCCGCAGCAAAGATGCCTTTGATGAGCAGGTAGACTTTATCGGCGCCGACCTGAGCTTTACGTCCACCGGTTTCAGCGCCTCCGCTCTTAAAAAGCACCTGCCCACGCTGGTGAACCTGACGGCCGATGCCCTGCTGCACCCGGACTTTAAGCAGGAAGAGCTGGATAAGGTAAAAAAGCAGCTGCAGTCCGGTTTGGCGCAGTCCAAAGACAATCCCGATGCCATTGCCAGCCGCACCAGCAACCTGCTGCTTTTCGGCAAGAACCATCCCTACGGCGAGCTGATGACCGAGCAAACCGTGGACAACATCAAGCTGGAAGACATCCAGAACTATTATAACAGCTACTACAAGCCCAACATCGGCTACCTGGCCGTGGTGGGCGACGCCACGCCGAAGGAAGTGAAGAAGCTTCTGAAAAAAGCGTTTAAGAACTGGAAGAAAGGCGATGTGAAAGAGATAAAGTATGACCTGCCCCAGCAGCCCAAGCAAACGCAGGTGGTGATGGTGGACAGGCCCAGTGCGGTGCAAACGGTGCTGACCTTCACCAATTCGGCTGACCTGAAGCCCGGCGCCAAAGATGCCGTGGCCTCGCAGTTGATGAACAACATACTGGGTGGCAGCAGCGACGCACGCCTGTTCAAGAACCTGCGCGAAACGCACGGTTATACCTATGGCGCATACTCTTCTATTTCTTCGGATAAGATCCTGGGCAGCTTTGATGCCTCTGCAAACGTGCGCAACGCCGTAACCGACAGCGCGGCCATGGAGTTTATGAACGAGCTCACCAAGATCCGCAACGAGCAGGTGAGCGATAAAGAGCTGAAGAATGCCAAAGCCTACCTGACGGGCAGTTTCGCGCGCGGCCTGGAGAACCCGGCAACCGTAGCCGTTTACGCTATCAACACGGCCCGCTACCACCTGCCCGAAGACTACTATGCCAACTACCTCAAAAAAGTGGATGCCGTAACCACAACGGACGTGCAGCAGGTAGCTAAAAAGTACATCACGCCGGATGCCATGTATGTGGTGGCTGTGGGCAATGCCGGCGAGGTAGCCGGCAAGCTGCTTCCCTTCGACAAGGACGATCACGCTATTGCCTACTACAGCCCCACCGGCGACAAAATAGACCGCGCAGCCATGGGTGTTCCGGCTGGTGTTACTGCAGACCAGGTGCTCGACAACTATGTGAAAGCCCTGGGCGGCAAAGCCAACATCGAGAAGCTGAAAGACATTTCTGTTACCAGCAACGCCACCATACAGGGTATGGCGCTGGTGTTTACCAAGCAGCAAAAGGGCAACGATAAGTTTGCCGTGCAGGTGCTGATGAACAACAGCCCGGTGCAGCGCGTGATCATTAACGGCGACAAAGGCAAAATAGAATCGCCGATGCAAGGCATCAACAAAGAGATCACCAAAGACGACCTGGCCGCGCAGAAACTGGACGCCAACATGTTCGCGGTGCTGCAATACGGCAAGCTGGGCATTACGTCCAAACTAACCGGCATGGACAATGTGGAGGGCAAAGAAGTATACGTGGTGGAAGTAGCCATGCCTAACGGCCAGAAAACCCTGCAGTATTTTGCCAAAGACTCCGGCCTGCTGCTCAGAGAAGTGAACAGCCTTGAATCGCCACAGGGGGTGATCACCCAGACAAAAAACTTCGGCAACTACAAAGAGGTGAACGGCGTGAAATTCCCCTACCTGGTCGAAATCTCGATGGGCCCGCAGCAGATCAAAACCGAAGTGCAGACCATTGAAGTAAACAAAGGCCTCAGCGACGACACGTTCAAGCTGTAG
- a CDS encoding M56 family metallopeptidase, with translation MNLIPNILPEALVRALGWTLLHSLWQTAFVALFLGLLLVLLRHHTSKLRYAVAGGAMLAQLLLSAGTFAYYYGRMATSVTLEAGSSPASISLSGAASDAAAVSFWQDPLGVAQVYFDRHLPLLVTCWLLGLLLMAVRFIGGMAYTQRLRHYKVRPLSADWQNRLQALSQRIGLARQVRLVESALVRVPVAIGLAKPVILLPIGAVTGLSAGQVEAILAHELAHIMRRDYLFNLLQSVVDLLFFYHPAMWWISDVVRAERENCCDDVAVAVCGDTMTYARALAELEAMRLPAAPALALAFSGKRGSLLSRIKRLVGQPSLRPTFSEGFLAAIVLVIGLLGLSFGAVAGLNPTTKVPQAAVKELLLVQPVKVITSLDATPAPAAEEATIAVKDSAAEEVTNAYVYKVQGPTGRQQDVIIIKNKKGKVTDLYVNGKRIPKKDIPKFDDLINQRLQAVDHAPKARKEEVERSIEIARSATANVRRRGNENFNYNYNFRFDGDAMAPLPPVPPVPPMPEIAPPPPPMPPMPPMPPMPPALGQDAGKELSKKEQKEHDAAMKAYEKELKAYEAEVRNLYKDVDVQRITRQAEQQAANSQRRVEIAQQHVALSRQRAEMARQHAEVARERADRMQTVKEELVKDGLIKDDTGNLSIQLNEDGFYVNGKKQPAKVYDKYKKLLQPDQDAKGKFNLQYNEN, from the coding sequence ATGAACCTGATCCCGAACATATTGCCTGAAGCCCTGGTGCGTGCCCTGGGCTGGACACTGCTGCACTCGTTGTGGCAAACGGCCTTTGTGGCGCTATTCCTGGGGCTGTTGCTGGTGTTGCTGCGCCATCATACCTCCAAGCTGCGCTATGCGGTGGCCGGCGGGGCCATGCTGGCACAACTGCTGCTCTCGGCCGGTACTTTTGCTTACTATTATGGCCGCATGGCTACTTCCGTTACCCTGGAAGCCGGCAGCAGCCCGGCAAGTATAAGCCTTAGCGGTGCAGCATCGGATGCAGCGGCTGTTTCTTTCTGGCAGGACCCGCTGGGCGTGGCCCAGGTATACTTTGACCGGCACCTGCCGCTGCTGGTAACCTGCTGGCTGCTGGGTTTGCTGCTGATGGCTGTGCGCTTTATAGGCGGCATGGCTTATACCCAGCGACTGCGCCATTATAAAGTAAGGCCGCTCTCTGCAGACTGGCAAAACAGACTGCAGGCGCTTAGCCAGCGTATCGGGCTGGCCCGGCAGGTTCGTCTGGTAGAGTCGGCGCTGGTTCGGGTGCCTGTTGCCATCGGGTTGGCAAAGCCGGTTATTCTGCTGCCGATCGGAGCGGTAACGGGGCTGTCGGCGGGGCAGGTAGAAGCCATACTTGCCCACGAGCTGGCTCACATTATGCGCCGGGATTACCTCTTCAACCTGCTGCAATCGGTAGTGGATCTGCTCTTCTTTTACCACCCGGCCATGTGGTGGATCTCGGATGTGGTGCGCGCCGAGCGCGAGAACTGCTGCGATGATGTGGCGGTAGCCGTGTGCGGCGACACCATGACGTACGCCCGCGCCCTGGCTGAGCTGGAGGCCATGCGCCTGCCGGCAGCGCCGGCCCTGGCCCTGGCGTTCTCCGGCAAAAGAGGCTCCCTGCTGAGCCGCATCAAACGCCTGGTGGGGCAGCCCTCGCTCAGGCCTACTTTCTCCGAAGGCTTTCTGGCCGCGATTGTGCTCGTTATCGGTTTGCTGGGGCTCTCTTTCGGGGCTGTGGCCGGGCTGAACCCCACCACAAAAGTACCCCAGGCAGCGGTAAAAGAATTGCTGCTGGTGCAACCCGTAAAGGTGATCACGTCCCTTGATGCTACGCCTGCTCCAGCTGCCGAAGAAGCAACAATAGCCGTTAAGGACAGCGCAGCCGAAGAAGTAACCAACGCCTACGTGTACAAAGTGCAGGGCCCAACCGGCAGGCAGCAGGATGTGATCATCATCAAAAACAAGAAAGGAAAGGTAACAGACCTCTACGTAAACGGGAAGCGTATTCCTAAAAAGGACATCCCTAAGTTTGATGATCTCATAAACCAGCGCCTGCAGGCGGTGGACCATGCGCCCAAAGCCCGGAAAGAAGAAGTGGAAAGAAGTATAGAGATTGCCCGTTCTGCCACAGCAAACGTCCGCCGTCGTGGCAATGAGAATTTCAACTACAACTATAACTTCCGCTTTGATGGCGATGCCATGGCTCCGCTACCCCCTGTACCGCCTGTGCCGCCCATGCCTGAGATAGCGCCGCCGCCTCCCCCAATGCCACCTATGCCGCCGATGCCACCCATGCCGCCAGCATTAGGGCAGGACGCGGGGAAGGAGCTCTCTAAGAAAGAGCAGAAAGAACACGATGCTGCCATGAAGGCGTATGAAAAGGAACTGAAAGCCTATGAGGCGGAAGTGCGCAACCTGTACAAAGATGTGGATGTGCAGCGCATTACGCGCCAGGCAGAACAACAGGCGGCCAATTCCCAGCGGCGGGTAGAAATTGCCCAGCAGCATGTAGCCCTGTCAAGGCAGCGTGCGGAAATGGCGCGGCAACATGCTGAGGTTGCGCGCGAGCGCGCCGACCGCATGCAAACCGTAAAAGAGGAGCTGGTAAAAGACGGCCTGATCAAGGACGATACCGGCAACCTGAGCATCCAGCTGAATGAAGACGGCTTTTATGTGAATGGCAAAAAACAACCTGCCAAGGTGTACGACAAGTATAAAAAGCTGCTGCAGCCTGACCAGGATGCCAAAGGCAAGTTTAACCTGCAATACAACGAGAATTAA
- a CDS encoding DUF3667 domain-containing protein: MEKKRRKYTQCPNCGYTFEEVNNYCPNCGQENHDLNVPVKHLLWEFLEGTIHFDTKVFRTLQYLITRPGYLTEKFNIGKRVSYVPPFRLYVFISFVFFFVLALDHDVINIGNNKDKKDVSAALAAPGVATTPQDSLAIATAIKDPRATFIKEKVEDFVNNGEKVREKMLKNISLMMFLLMPFVAYLLYLFYNKKRHNYVEHLMFSIHLHTFYFLLLTIVLLADMAFPTLDLAGWVFLIMIGYAFLALRRVYKQSNKRTLFKLIPLSFIYCITLAVFLIGAVIISAIMASH; this comes from the coding sequence ATGGAAAAAAAACGACGCAAGTATACCCAATGCCCGAACTGCGGGTACACCTTTGAGGAGGTAAACAACTACTGCCCCAACTGCGGCCAAGAAAACCACGACCTGAACGTGCCGGTAAAGCACCTGTTGTGGGAGTTTCTGGAAGGCACGATTCATTTCGACACCAAGGTGTTCCGCACGCTCCAATACCTGATCACCCGCCCAGGTTATCTAACCGAGAAGTTCAACATTGGCAAGCGTGTATCCTATGTGCCGCCGTTCCGGCTGTACGTGTTCATCAGCTTTGTTTTCTTCTTTGTATTGGCCCTGGATCATGACGTCATCAATATCGGGAACAACAAAGACAAGAAAGACGTGAGCGCTGCGCTGGCGGCACCGGGCGTTGCCACCACTCCGCAGGACTCGCTGGCTATAGCCACCGCCATAAAAGATCCGCGGGCCACTTTTATCAAAGAGAAAGTAGAGGATTTTGTAAACAACGGCGAAAAAGTGCGGGAGAAGATGCTCAAGAACATTTCGCTGATGATGTTCCTGCTGATGCCCTTTGTGGCATACCTGCTATACCTGTTCTACAACAAGAAGCGCCACAACTACGTGGAGCACCTCATGTTCTCCATCCACCTGCATACGTTTTACTTCCTGCTGCTCACGATCGTGCTGCTGGCCGATATGGCTTTCCCGACCCTGGACCTGGCCGGCTGGGTATTTTTGATCATGATCGGGTATGCCTTCCTCGCTTTGCGGCGGGTATACAAGCAGTCTAACAAACGCACCCTGTTTAAGCTGATTCCGCTAAGTTTTATATATTGTATCACCTTAGCTGTGTTTTTGATAGGCGCCGTGATCATTAGCGCCATTATGGCCAGCCACTAA